One part of the Heptranchias perlo isolate sHepPer1 chromosome 10, sHepPer1.hap1, whole genome shotgun sequence genome encodes these proteins:
- the LOC137326185 gene encoding uncharacterized protein, with protein sequence MLHFSSSHPNHVKEAIPYGQALRIHRICSDEEERDGHLQTLKDALVRTGYDARLVDRQFRRATVKNRIDLLRRLTRDATNRVPFVVQYFPGAEKLRHVLRSLQHVIDDDEHLAKAIPTPPLLAFKQPPNLKQTIVRSKLPSFQENSIHDTTQPCHGNLCKTCQIIDTDTTITREDTTHQVHGSYSCDSANVVYLIRCRKGCPGAWYIGETMQTLRQRMNGHRATITRQEGSLPVGEHFSSQGHSATDLWVSVLQGGLRDTRQRKIVEQKLIAKFRTHEDGLNRDLGFMPRYT encoded by the coding sequence atgctccacttttccagctcccaccctaaccacgtcaaagaggccatcccctatggacaggccctgcgaatacacaggatctgctcagatgaggaggaacgcgatggacacctacagacgctgaaagacgccctcgtaagaacgggatatgacgctcgacttgtcgatcgacagttccgacgggccacagtgaaaaatcgcatagacctcctcagaagactaacacgggacgcaaccaacagagtacccttcgtcgtccagtacttccccggagcggagaaactacgccatgttctccgcagccttcaacatgtcatcgatgacgacgaacacctcgctaaggccatccccacacctccactactcgccttcaaacagccacccaacctcaaacagaccatcgttcgcagcaaattacccagctttcaggagaacagcatccacgacaccacacaaccctgccacggcaacctctgcaagacatgccagatcatcgacacagacaccaccatcacacgagaggacaccacccaccaggtacatggttcatactcctgtgactcagccaacgttgtctacctcatacgttgcaggaaaggatgccccggagcatggtacattggcgagaccatgcagacactgcgacaacggatgaacggacaccgcgcaacaatcaccagacaggagggttccctcccagtcggggaacacttcagcagtcaaggacattcagccaccgatctttgggtaagcgttctccaaggcggccttcgagacacacgacaacgcaaaatcgtcgaacagaaattgatagccaagttccgcacccatgaggacggcctcaaccgggatcttgggttcatgccacgctacacgtaa